The genomic segment CGCGGACGAGATCCGCGACGACATCACCGCGGGCCGCACGGCGGACCGCCAGGTCGACAGCCAGGGCTGCGCGCTCTAGAAGGACCCCGCAAAGGACTCCGCAAAGGACTCCGCAAAGGATTCCGGAAAGGATTCCGGAAGCCCACCGTGTGCCGTTCGGGATCGGCCGAACGGCCCGTGAGGCGCTGCCCGGCGGTCAGTCGCTGCGGGGGTGCCGCAGGCGCGCGCCCACCCAGCGGGCGCGCCGCCGGAGAATGCGGGGAATACCGATCTGATGCTCCCCCTCGGGGAGTACGGCCACAGGCGTCGCGCGGTTGACAGCTGCGACGGGATTGCGGCGGGTGCGTGATACATCACGGTAGTCGTGCGTCCAACCCATACCGAGCTACGTGCCCGCGCCCCAAGGTCGGTAATCGTGCGGCGGTCGGCCAATTGGCCTATGCGTCCGGCATTTGGCTGATCGTCAGACAGTCGTACCGGACTGTCCACCCGTCTGACGTCCCGTCCGGCGGCCGATCCGGCCGCCGGACCTGCGGAGTGACTAGCGGTCCGGCTCGGGGTCCTTCAGCCAGTTGATCAGCTCGGTCGAGAACGCGACCGGGTCCTCCTCGTGCGGGAAGTGCCCCAGCCCGTCGAAGAGCCGCCAGCGGTACGGCGCCTCCACGTACTCGCCGCTGCCGGCGGCGCTGCGGGTGCGCATCGCGGAGTCCAGCGAGCCGTGCAGATGCAGCGTCGGGACCCGCACCGGACGCTTCATGCGCCGGTTGAACTGGATGCCGTCGGGGCGGGCCATCGAGCGGACCATCCAGCGGTACGGCTCCACGGCACAGTGCGCCGTCGAGGGGATCTGCATCGCCTGCCGGTAGACGTCGACCGTCTCCTCGTCCGGCAGCAGCGGTCCCGACCAGTCCCGGATCAGCCGGCCGACCATCGCGGAGTCGTCCGCGATCAGCTGCCGCTCCGGCAGCCACGGCCGCTGGATGCCCCAGATGTAGGAGCCGGCCGCGCTCTGCTTCATGTCGGTGAGCATCGCCGTGCGCCAGCGCCTCGGGTGCGGCATCGAGCACACCGCCAGCCGGCGCACCAGCTTCGGCCGCATCACCGCCGCGGTCCAGGCCAGGTAGCCGCCGATGTCATGGCCGACCAGCGCGGCGTCCGGCTCGCCGAGCGAGCGGATCACCCCGGTCACGTCCAGCGCCAGGTTCGCGGGGTCGTAGCCGCGCGGCGTACGGTCGCTGCCGCCGACCCCGCGCAGGTCCATCGCGACCGCGCGGAACCCCGCGTCGGCGAGCGCCGTCAGCTGGTGCCGCCAGCTCCACCAGAACTGCGGGAAGCCGTGCAGCAGCAGCACCAGCGGGCCGTCGCCGGCCTCGGCGATGTGGAATCGCGCGCCGTTCGCGGCGACATCCCGGTGTGTCCAGGGCCCGTCGAGCCGTGCAACCGAGGAATTACCAGCGACCGTCATGAAGCTGAGCGTGTCACACCTTGAGGTCGTCCGTGGTGCTGGACTCCAGGGGGCGCGGATGCGGCTTGACGCTCTGGAGTACGGCCGCCGTCTGCTTGGCCGAGGCGATGCTGCGCTCCGGCTTCTTCACCTTCTTGAACTTCGCCCGCGCGAACACCCCGAGGATCAGGGCGATCACCACGTACGCGCCGCCGACGATCAGGAACGACCAGGCCAGGCCCAGCCCGAGGGCGTGGATGCCGTAGGCCGCCGCCATGCTGAACATCGGCAGGGCGAAGAACGCGAGGGTGACGGCGCCCACGATCGCGCCGCTGCCGAGGCCGACCCG from the Streptomyces sp. RKAG293 genome contains:
- a CDS encoding phage holin family protein, producing the protein MSAVEQAEGASRSLGQLFASATAEMSALVHDEIALAKAELREDVKRVGLGSGAIVGAVTLAFFALPMFSMAAAYGIHALGLGLAWSFLIVGGAYVVIALILGVFARAKFKKVKKPERSIASAKQTAAVLQSVKPHPRPLESSTTDDLKV
- a CDS encoding alpha/beta fold hydrolase, producing the protein MTVAGNSSVARLDGPWTHRDVAANGARFHIAEAGDGPLVLLLHGFPQFWWSWRHQLTALADAGFRAVAMDLRGVGGSDRTPRGYDPANLALDVTGVIRSLGEPDAALVGHDIGGYLAWTAAVMRPKLVRRLAVCSMPHPRRWRTAMLTDMKQSAAGSYIWGIQRPWLPERQLIADDSAMVGRLIRDWSGPLLPDEETVDVYRQAMQIPSTAHCAVEPYRWMVRSMARPDGIQFNRRMKRPVRVPTLHLHGSLDSAMRTRSAAGSGEYVEAPYRWRLFDGLGHFPHEEDPVAFSTELINWLKDPEPDR